Genomic window (Alligator mississippiensis isolate rAllMis1 chromosome 7, rAllMis1, whole genome shotgun sequence):
GAGCACATTTagtctggggcagagggagcttggAATGTTTTCTGGTGCTTTGGGAGTTTCTTTTCCCTGGATTTACAACAGTTTTACCTGCTTCTGTTCTGCGTGGTTCTGATAAGTTAGGCAGTTCAGCGTGCTTTGTTCCCCTGCTGTTTCACTTGCAGGGGAACAAATAATAGTAGAATGCAGGCAAAGGCCAAGGGCATGCCTGTGAATCATCTCAGGATGGTAGTGGAACGGAGTTGCTCAGGCAGTCATATGACAGTTAGATGCGTTTTGTTTTCTTGGAAAAAATCTGTCACCCTCATTCTGTAGCAGTGTCGACATGAGGAGTGGGGGTGTTGGTTGGTTGTGATTGAAGCAGTTCTTTAAAGCCGTAGGCTAGGGAAGGCTTGTGGGTgtcagcacctgcaggctctggggaggaagCCTGAAATGAAGGCTGAAGATGGGAATGGTGAAGTATGCTTGTTCAGGTGCTGGATATTGCAGGGTTGTTTTTTActgccctccttccccaactCCAGTTTTAGGGAGACTCACCTGCATTCGACTTAAAAGATGAGCGTTTTATTGATGAACTAGCCCCAAGGTGACTCCCAAAGAGCTGTATCCCAGAGCTgcactgcttgtgccccttgcacATGATATTGGCTGTAGCTTGCTGCCCTGGGTGAGGTCTGGGGAGCCCTTTCCTGCCCTGCAGCATTCAGGCACAGGCTGGGGGCCGCTAGACATGCCGAAGGATTCAAAGGCATCTTCTCAGCACTGTTAGCTTATCCTCCTGGCTCTGTGAGCCCCTTGGAGCTAGGTATGGAGTCTCCTGTAGCAGCATAAGTGGCGCTGTTTGCTTTACAGCAACTGGGGACAGAAACCAGCCCTGCGTGAAGGGATGAAAATCAGGAGGACTGCAGGGGTGAGATATTCATGACCTTTCTGCCCATTCAGGCTTCATATGTACTGTATATAAACTTTTCGTGAGCCAACAGCTTGGCAGTCTTTGTCAGCTCTGCTCTTCGGAGCTCAGTCTGCCAAGTGCGAAACCTCACAGAATGCGAGAGTGCGCAAGCAGAAATgagcagcagggagtgggtggcATTCCTGTTTGGGTTACCTTGTAGCCGTCTCATCACGGGTAGAAAGAGCCAGGGTGAATGATGTTCCTGTTGGCTTCAGATGCCTGCTCCTCTCTCTTAAGGGGAATACAACACCTGAATGCAGGGCTGTTTGTGGCTGTAGGGAGGCTGGCTGGTCCAGATCCACCATAAGGTGCTTCAGGAAACCAAGCGCGTGCTTTGTAATGCAGTGGCTCAGTGGCCTCTCAGGGAGCCAACCATACATACTGAAATCATGAAGGGGTGTTGGCTgtggctgtgttggtctgaggacatagacagacaaagttctttgggtagatgtgatattttttattaaaccaactaaatagttggaaaaattgttctttgcaagctttcgggcacaaacacccttcttcagacatagggagcgTTGCTGCTGTTAGCTTTGCCACAGCAGGTAATTTCTGAGTGCCAGAGCCTGCATTTCGCCTTGGCTCAGCCTCCCCCTGGGATCAGGGGGAACTGTGGGTGCACAGGaatgtggggctgggcccaggcattGGCTGGAACAATTACATTTCCTGGTGGAAAAATCATCTCCTGAGCCAGAAACATGTTGTTAGACCCTAGACAGGACTTCCTTTGCTGTACTCTGCTAAGGCATGCAACAGTGCCCCTGAGGAGAGGGTCTCTTCTGCTCTGTACGCTATTTTGGAGCCCCTCTGTGTCTGGCCGGGACAGAGTCAGCAGCCCTGGAACTAGGAGTGAATTTCCACAGAAGCCCTCATCAAATAACCTTTGCTGTAGGGGTGGATTGGGACTTGAAGACTGCTTCAGAGGTTGTTCCCAGTAGAAGGGGCCCAGTGGTGTGTTTGACTCTTGGTCTGACTATCCCTTTTtgctgacagctgctgctggataCCTTGTTCTGCTTGTAACCAGATATTGTATTTCATAAGCAAATGTTCTGGGTATGTCATGGGTAAATGTAATGTAAAGCATTCTTGCTTGCCTGTTGAGAAGTGTACACCTAATACAGCATGTGCTAACTGTAGTTCTAGGAACCCTGCCCTTGCTCTGTAAACTGTCCAGCAACTACTGCTAAGGTCAGGATCATTTCTTCTTGATTATCCAGGGCCTGCATTTGCTTTGGAGAGACCTTGCTAGTTTAATTTCACCCCCTTAATCTGGTCACCATAATCTTTAAGGGTGTAAAGTTTCCTGTGTTCTGGAAACTCATTAGCAGATTTTCCTCGAAGCTCAGTATTGAGTTACGTCACCTCATAGCTTTGCTGTGAAATCAACACATGTGCCTGGCGTTCGAAGAGCGGCGCCTGCTCCCGCTGccttcctctcctgctgcctgAGTTTGCCACAGCTGGGAGCACTTTTGCACGGGGATAAGAAGGGTTCTCTCTTACCTGATGGGCTGGATGGAGTGTGTCACTGAGCTGGcagtgtctgtctctctctgtggaGGGCTTTCTTTGATACTTTTCCATCCCCAGTCGCCTGTGTCAGGAACAGGCTGAACAGTTCTTCCAGACCTCTCTGCAGGGAGCCCCCTCTGCCCTCACCACAGGGTTCGCTTGCTGCCCGTGGAAGATGGGGTTTCATTCCATTTGagtgaagcagctgcagcaggagtgtgtGATCTAACTCGCCACtaatataaatatagataaagCTTGGCTGTCTGCTCTTTACTGCTTATTAGCCATATAACCCTGTCAAATATAAACCAAGTGTTTTGGGCTTGGCAGCCACAAAAATACTTCCTGTATTCAGAGCCTATGTTCTAGTAACATTTATGATCTGACATGGAGCTGAAAGCAGCTCTCACTCCCTAATCAGAGTCCCTGATTAACCTGCTGTCCTCGGTTAGGCCTCAGCATTGTAGGGAGCCACAGAGGAGGGCATGCGAGTTAATGATGCCACAGCTACCAGTGAAAAGGAGTGAAGCTGAGAGCAACAGTTTGACTCTTAATTGAGTGGCTTTCCCTAATTTTGCTGGATTCCAGACCCAGTTTGTGTAAATTTTGTAGTCAGCTGCTGGGGTAGAccctgggcagggttgggggagacctAACTTGTCTGCTCAACTCTGCCACTGGCTTTATGGGGGGATCTTGACTGATCTTGATTTTTCTCACTTGTAAAGCAACACCAGTgatatttgctttttttcccttgctggATAACTTTAGCCATGGGCATTCTGAGTGTTGGGTGGGAgctagacagacagacatttCTTTACTTGCTATCTCCTGGGCATGCTGTGCCAGTGATGCAGGGAACATAAGCATCTCTTTGCACTTGGGAATGCTGACAGCTGGCACTGCTTCATCTTTCCTTTTAGGGACAAGAATCATTTACGACCGTAAGTTCTTGATGGAGTGCCGTAATTCCCCAGTTGCCAAGACGCCACCATGCGACCTTCCAGACATTCCAGGTGTGACAAGTCCTAACGTGGAAGAGCTGAAGATAGAAAACAATCATGTGCACAACTACGAGGAGAAAGTGGGTGCAGGTGAGCGGTGTCTGGTAGCCAAATAAACTAGAAGATAAGCAAGAGCAgaagtgaggtgggtggacaactggcttagaggctgcACCCAGATAGTGGTGATCACAAGGATGGCCTCGTCTGGAGGGCTGTTTCCAGTGGTGTCCTCCATGGATcggtgcttggacccatgctgttcaatatattcattaacgaCTTAGGTGATGGGGTGGAAAgcgcaatgattaagtttgcggacgataagctgtggggaaatgcaggcacaccagaggatagggcaaagatccaggatgactttgacaggctggatttatgggtggaacaaaatTGGATGAAGTTTAACGGGGAGAAAtgttggaggtgttcaagatgaggctggacaggcatcttgTCAAGCTCATCTGAACCCAGTAACTTccttcccatggcaggggaccggacttgatgatctcacaggtcccttctggttttaTGATTATATGGGCTAAAGCTAGTGAATTCAGAGAAGTGAGAGAAATTAGTGCTTTGAACTGACTGGATACAGGCAAAACCAGGATGGCACTGGAGTTTCCCAGTTGTTTGCCAAGTATGAGTCATATCTGCCACACAGTTTGTTCCATAGTTGCTGAGCTCAGGTGGAATTGCAGTTAGGAGCTGAAAGGGGCTTGAGTTTGTGGCTTGTTCATTTTCTGGCCTCAGCATTGAGATGTGCAACATCCAGGGCTAAGGTCTGCCAGTGGCACTGCCAGGATTTGTGGTATCTGCTGAAATAAGACTGAGTTTGCCCAACTGGGTTCATACCAGACATCGAGCCATCAGCTTTCTGACCATAAGGACTTGTGAACTGAGTTCTTGTAGCTGGTATTTCGTGCACACAATCCAGCTGCCTCTTCCATCACTCTTGGGTTCTGTTGTGCTGCCTGTCGTAAAAAGCTTGTGGTTGCGAGTCAGCTGGGCACAAAGCAAACGAGGCGGCAGCCTGCAGTTACATGGTGATGGCCAGGGTTATCTTTCTAACTGCATTACAGAGTGAAAATGAATCTTGCACATGGATTTAAAAAGCCTTTGTTGTGTGAGGTCTTCAGCAAACAGTTTGAAACTGCTGGCTtccatttgtttatttatttttatttttttactaagCAAAATCTTTTACCAAGGGACAGTATTACTTCGTGGTTTTCGTACGTGCTGATGTGATGTTTTCAGTTTAACAGTTGACTAAATTCCTTGTGTCGGATTGCAGTGTCAAATGCCTGCTGACTGCCAACTTGACTGACCTTTTCTTCCCTTGCCCCTATCCTCAGCAATAGGTCATCTGAGCAGTGGGATCATTGCTTACGTTGGCCTTGGATCAATTGCACTGGCTCCAAAAGCAGTCATGTACTCAGTAGCTGTACTGCACCATGACAACTGGAAACAGCACTTGCTTTCTCTGAGAACAAAAATCTCTACCAGAGGCTGTGTGTGCCagcctttttttctctccctttttgtcTAAGAAAGGGGTGCCAAGTAAGTGGCTGAATTTGCCTGTCTGATCTGCAAGGTATAGCTCATTTCTGCTCTATTCCTGCTAAGTGAATACAGATCACCTGTATTCTTTGCTCTGACCTATTCTGGTGATGTACTGGGAGGTGAATCTTTTTCCCTTAGGGACACAGCAAGCAGCCTTCTCTCACCATGTGACTCTGATCTCAGATTCAATCCTTGAACACGGcaaactttgtttttctttttttatttaaatttgaaaCATCTGTGCTTCTGCTAGGCTACCTCTCTGAGAATCCCTTTAGTGTGATGCTTGGCACTTAACAGGATCTCAGCGTTCACTCATATTTTCCTGTTGTTCCTAACAGGTGAGGAAGCTCAGTTTGACATGGACATCTAACGCACGTGCCCTGCGAATGTTCCTGGTGAAGAACAAAACTTCAaagggaggtcccttccagcgagGCTGTTAGAGTAGCCCACGCTTTGAGTGCCTTCCCGTTCCTTAGGAAGGGCATCCACTTCTGCAGAGAACAGAATACCCTCTGCTACGAGGACTGGAAGTCTCAGCTGACCTATCTGGGTGTGAacccctgagcacagcccctgctgtgaTGGGCAGCAGCATGCGAGAGGAGAGAAACTCTCCAGgattgctttttgtttgtttgtttcaaattTCTATGCCTTTGTTAATCAGAGTGTGGATACTGTAAAAGTCACAGCAATGCAATACATGGGAGAAATAAAATCCTATGAAGTCTCCAGGAGTGGGGATTACTGCAATCATGTGGGTGTCTGTTCTTCACTGATGGCAGCAAGAAAGCTGCTGCTGGTTTTTGTGCCAGAAGGACCGAGAAGGGCAGTCCCTCAAACATGCTTGAGGCTGAGTATAAGTGCCCAAAAGAGAGACAGGCCTGTGTTTGCAGGATCCTTTTGTAGCACTGTATTGAGGTGGGGTCACCCTTAGCCTCTTTCAGTGGTGCCAAATATTCACACTATAATGTCTAGGAAAATGGCAGCCCTTAGCTTTCACTTCTTTGACTAAAGAATAGCAACAGAgctgttcttctgttgcaaagaactccaaaagtctgtaacaggtcagaatggcttTGACGCTATGGATTCCTTTTTTGGAAaactctgtgtttatcttgtgaatcatgtggagGTGTTTGTGCACACACTTAcaagtgctaatattgcatggcatcctgcagcaccccGGAGAATTCCAGGAGTCTCAAGGAAATTGCACGTGCGGGAATCCCTCTAATCCAGTTAGTTTTCAAAGGAGCTGAAGAAGTAAGGCTCAGCTCACCTTCCTACTTGGGGCCAGcgtcccttcctcctctccattAGAAAGGAGCACCTCACCTAGCCTCTCCACTCACGATAATGCATTTACATCTGTGACTCTGTTGCAGTCTCCCTCTGCAATTCTCACTCAGTCAAACCACCAAACCTTGGAGGCAGTGAGTGATTGCCCAGCCATGGTTCTCTCTTAACTGTCTTTTCTCTACCCTTCAGTAAGATCCCTGTTTGGAGTTTTTCCCAGGAGATCAGTTTGGTGCAGGTTACTAGGCCTAATGCTGCATCTCTCTGCTAGAAGAGTTCCTGACTGTAGCTTTGCTAGCATCGGGACAGTGGATTGAGGTCAGTGCTTGGTATCAAGTTACAGAAGGCACCataggctggacccgatgatcttgcaaggtcctttccagccctgatgtctgtgaaatctgtgatgCCCATGTGTGTTGTCTTGAGCTTTTGGTATGCCCTCTCCTTTAAGAGGGTAGGGATTGATGGGAAATACCAGCTTTCACCTGAAGTCTCATTTTTAGACTGGTAgtgggggcagtgtgtggggttgACTAAGTAGGAAGCTTCACAAGGCATCTGAGGGTCAGAGAGAAATGCCCTGAAATTGGGAAAAGAGCAATTTAGTCTTTGAAAACCCCTCCTTTTCCCAGAACAAGTTTGCAACTTGTGCAAAGCTTTTTGGCTGCTTGCTCTGATATGTAGACCCATTAAAATTGCAAACAATTAGGTTAGCAGCTTATCCTGCTATTGATGCCTGACAAGTTGATCGAAGTGAGGGCATTACAAAGCATGACATTGGATTGAAAGTGGGACTTTCCAGAAGTTAGCCTGTGGGGGAGAAGGTAGATGGTATcttatttgtttttgttatttaagGGTCGGCTAATTAGGTCCAAGGACCACAGTTACGTTAAATTACAATCTGCCACCCCTTCAATAAGGAAGGACAAAGGAAAGTAAGTGAGACAAATAAAACACTATCTTAAATGCAGTTTTAAAGGAAACACTTTGTTCCTGTTAGATCTTATTTGTTGCTTTGAGCTGTCATTGATCCCCACCTTGTAATTTAAGCGTATCACAATGCACATGGCTTTCCTCTAATCAGTTTACTATCATTAATGGAAGGAACACAGTGAAGTGGCTTACAGCTGGAACTCCCTGCCTTCCCTTGCTAAATAAGAATCTCAATGTGCAAATGACAATTGCCTGTCTTTCCTTTGTTCGTTATCAGCACATGAACTGTACTGCAGTTGGTCTTTTTGACATGCTCTGAAAGGATCACAGCCTGGAGAAGGGTGGGACAGCAGCTCTAGGTTAATTCTTTCTGCATCTCCTGTAGTAAGTTAGTTTTTTCTGCAGCAATATCTTTTAGGCCACTTAACGAGCTTGGCACAGCTCTGAACCCCTGCTGAGTTAGGACTTAACCTAGGGTCTCATAATTAAGGAGCTTTCAGAGGAAACAAGAAAGGGTTCACAGATTACAGGGACTATGTTAGCTCTAAGTCCCCACACCCACATGCAAGCCGGGTTCTGCATTTCCTCCTTGTGTTTTACCTTGCAGACATGGTCACACACTTATTTGTCATGGTTTAACTAGGTCACTTATCAGTGAGATAGAGAATGCATTAATGTTAACCTTAGCACGGATGCAATTTTCTTTTCATGACCAATATAGCATCCCCCTTCCCCAACACTATATACTGGCATATAGGGGCACACAGCAGTTGTACTGCTGGCAAAGGCATATGTTCGTGTTTTTAAAACGGGTTTTGAAAATAAGATGCTGGCAGAAAGATGACAAATGTGCTGCCCATGGAAGAACTGAAAGGTTTGGCGTAGACTTCAAGGTGAGCTCATTCAAGGTAGATATTTCCCTTTAGCATGTAATCTGTGGGGATATTTATCCAGCTTCACTTGATACTGTGGAACATTGTTCTTAAATTTTCCAGTGAACGTAATGTACCTGAGTTGACAAAAGCAAGCTTATTTAACTAAACTAAAGTCAGAGGCAGGTCAGAGGGTGCATTTAATCTCTATAAGGGGGCAGTAGGTCTTGTAAAGCAAGTTAGGAATGTAAGCAATCTGTAAGGTGTTCTTCATAGTAGGTTGGCTGTGGTAGGAAAAAGTATTAAAGTATTTCTCTGGAATCATACTAACCCCAGGCACTAtattcccactccctcccagcatctgaagaagtaaaaaaataaatggatATATAGCACATACTTCTAAATATAGTTATGTATCTACTGCAGTTCTAGTGATACCTGTTTATTGGGGTCTGAATAGATATGCAGGATGCCCTAGAAGTGTAGGCTGAAGATGTTCAAAAGGGGCTAGTAATTCCAGGAGCCTGGTTTAGCTGGGTTAAAGGGGATCTGAATTTTGGAAAGCGGTGAGCAGTTTCCCTCTGGTAGTGAGGTCTGTCAAAGGTTTTCAGGCTGGGCACTCAAAGTCATGAGTCACTTGGGACAGTTTGGATCATGCCAAGGAGGCCCTCTCTGTGTCATCACAAGGCCTTATAATGGATGAGGCAGACAGCTGGTTTATCAAAGCCAGTGTTGCCACCCAGAGGCAAGTCTGAGAAAGGAAAAACATTGCTTTGAAGTATCTAGCCGAGTGTGAAGTGCTGAATGTGAGGGTCATCATTCCTTCCCGAGCCTTGGCGCGCGGTCCTGAAGGCTAGCACTGAAGTATCCAGAGCTTGTGCCTTGCAAGCTCTGAAGATTTTGGTGACATGCAGAACTTACACAAAATGACAGGCCATCATGGAGTAGTTAAGTTTCATGTGATCCTATTGTTTCTGTTTCTCACTTAGCTCTCGAGCTGGCAGGTAGCTTGGCAACGGCACCTGTTCTTTGAACTTCGTGCTATTTCAAAATCCAAATGcaattgtttcctttaggcaggctaggttctttgggtagatgcagcatcttttattagaccaactaagtagttggaaaaaagttctttgcaagtgtTCAGGCATAATCATCTTTAGGCATATGGAGTCTCTGCTGTActgagactccaaggaacgagagaagctaaaagtgtggcaggatgtcggCGAGACTGTTTCCTTTAATCACTTGGCTGTTTGCCAGGCAACTCGGTACAAAACCTGACAACTCTCCTACAGGGTTGTAAGCAGTTGTGTCCCTAGTTTGCACCTGAAGCAGCAGAGGCCCAGACCTGGCCCAAACATAATGCTGCCAGGTAATGGAGGTCACAGAAGAGGGCTGTGTTCAGCTGTGCTGCCTCATGGATGTGGTCATGTGCCTTATAAGAGTTCtgcttcccatttcttttctctaaTGATAAGATCCCCCTGCATCCATTATGGGCCATCCTTTTCCCCTGTTGGATTATGCCAGAGCACTTGCATTGCTTTATTCATAGCCATTGGAGGCAAGCAAAGAGCTGCTCAACACTTCCTTGATGGGCTCCAGCTTACTTAGGTCTGTTACCGGCCTGTGAACTCAGTGCTAAAAAGCTAGAAAGAAGGGGACTCGGGCTTAGATGCTAGGCTAGTGCAAGTGTTGTCCCCATTATTAGTGTCCACAGAAGTGCCAGGTCATTAGTGGAAATGTTGACTGGTTTGGGATAGCAAAGCTAGGACTGTTTGGCATAATGGCTGGACTGGCTGTCTCTCAGGTTCAGCTTTGGGGTTCCCACCTCTTTGTCACTTTGCCTCATCTTAGAAACTCCATTGCCAGGTATTTTGTGCTATTAAAACACTCACCTTCTTTTCTTGATGTCTGTATTCCTGGttctcccccccccgcctgccccagttCTAAGCCTGCGTATCTCTTTCCTTACATAGGTATTTAATGTgttatttttgcatttgttttgttgCAGGATTGATGATCCCTGGGCAGCTCTGGTTTGCTGGAGCCACTAGGGAATGCAGATCCTGGGGATGTTTGGTGATGGCCAGGCCACTTTAGTCCTCAGCTGCTCACACTAGATTCTAGCAGCAGGGCTGTTCCTTAGTGGTGGATGCCTTGCTGAATTATAGGTTCAAGTGTGAGCTGTGCTGCTTTTGTTATGAAAAGGATGCTCTTAAGTGCTTGCAGCTCAATGTAGAGTTGCTCaggaatgctgctgctgcaggtttcttcctttcttcatcCACACTCCTTCAGAACAAGCAGGATCCCCTGCAGGGATCTCTGCCAGGTAAAGCAGATGTACTTTCTGAGTAAGATTCCTAAGCAGAGAGGTCCTGGAGGGTCTCCTTTGGAACTGGGAGGGTAGTTTCATTCCCTGTGTGTGACTCATTTTGACCTGGCTCCCAAGATGTGTTGTAGGACCATACAGTGAATCAATGAACCTTCATTAAAGGTTTGAGGAAGCTGAAGCACCTACAGTGTCATTGCAGCTTAGTGCCATGATCCAGACATCTGGAAATACATGATGGCTCAGAAAGGTGGTCCGTATCCAATATAAATTAAGAGGAGGAATCACAATGCTGCTGTGA
Coding sequences:
- the EIF4EBP1 gene encoding eukaryotic translation initiation factor 4E-binding protein 1: MAVPGSCLPGQTPSRDIPAPSGAPRLPPGNYSSTPGGTVFGTTPGGTRIIYDRKFLMECRNSPVAKTPPCDLPDIPGVTSPNVEELKIENNHVHNYEEKVGAGEEAQFDMDI